One stretch of Balneola sp. MJW-20 DNA includes these proteins:
- a CDS encoding anti-sigma factor domain-containing protein yields the protein MNKNIDPKFKELCTAYVLRALSGDEEKEFLSMLENAGPDEREFYYKMTETASALSAGVSKAVPAPHIKEKILKEINQEHSERSRDQANILNMRRFRFAVAASFVFIFMSLGLLYYSQNLRQEIGQKEQLITQQETRIQSLNSELERKEELLAILESREVDLVVMSGQQVNPQGYGKVVWDKDNGQALLQIANLPLITDQNDYQLWFIKDGQPISAGIFGVKDPSRDNFFKIENLKDSADQGAFAITLEPGGGSPQPTGDMYLLGELGS from the coding sequence ATGAATAAGAATATAGATCCGAAATTTAAAGAGCTTTGTACAGCATATGTACTGCGGGCGCTCTCCGGGGATGAAGAAAAAGAATTTTTGTCCATGCTGGAAAACGCCGGGCCGGATGAACGTGAGTTTTATTATAAAATGACTGAGACCGCTTCGGCCCTCTCAGCCGGCGTTAGCAAAGCCGTACCTGCACCCCATATCAAAGAGAAGATTCTCAAAGAGATCAACCAGGAACATTCTGAGAGGAGCCGTGATCAGGCAAACATCCTGAACATGCGCCGGTTCCGTTTTGCAGTGGCAGCATCATTCGTATTCATCTTTATGTCGCTGGGATTGCTTTATTACTCTCAAAATTTGCGACAGGAGATCGGGCAGAAAGAGCAGCTGATTACACAGCAGGAAACCCGAATACAGAGTCTGAATTCTGAACTGGAGCGAAAAGAGGAATTGCTTGCAATTCTGGAATCCAGAGAAGTTGACCTGGTGGTCATGAGCGGTCAGCAGGTAAACCCCCAGGGCTACGGAAAGGTAGTCTGGGATAAAGACAATGGTCAGGCCTTGCTTCAGATCGCGAATCTTCCGCTGATCACCGATCAGAATGATTATCAGCTTTGGTTCATAAAGGACGGGCAGCCGATCAGTGCTGGTATCTTTGGAGTCAAAGATCCTTCCAGAGATAACTTCTTTAAGATCGAAAACCTTAAAGATTCCGCCGATCAGGGAGCATTTGCCATCACACTGGAGCCGGGAGGCGGATCGCCGCAACCAACAGGAGATATGTATCTGCTGGGTGAGTTAGGATCTTAA
- a CDS encoding DoxX family protein, whose amino-acid sequence MIEYLEIALKLIVGLSILNVWLLRSKKATEWRGGQASTIREEFKTYGLPVWFMYVVGTLKVGLALVLLASIVFPEYEMYAAYGIAFLMFGAVSMHMKIGDPLKKSFPAFSFLVLSIVIALI is encoded by the coding sequence ATGATTGAATACCTCGAGATTGCTTTAAAACTCATTGTCGGACTTAGTATCCTGAATGTCTGGCTTCTTCGCTCAAAGAAGGCTACGGAATGGAGGGGAGGTCAGGCCAGTACTATCCGGGAAGAATTCAAAACCTACGGTCTGCCCGTGTGGTTTATGTACGTAGTAGGAACACTAAAGGTTGGACTTGCTCTGGTTCTTCTTGCATCTATTGTGTTTCCTGAATACGAAATGTATGCTGCCTATGGAATAGCTTTTCTGATGTTTGGAGCTGTATCTATGCACATGAAAATAGGTGACCCTCTAAAGAAATCATTTCCCGCATTTTCTTTTTTAGTGTTATCGATTGTAATTGCACTGATCTAA
- a CDS encoding DoxX family protein: MTAFFFIFYGIQSLRSDIMIQEFKRFGLTDSQRKITGILQVAGAVGLLSGLYFPFFGAAASIGLTIMMLVAFIVRIKIKDSLMETIPSFFFMLINAYITLLFFV; this comes from the coding sequence ATTACTGCCTTTTTCTTCATTTTTTATGGAATTCAATCCCTCCGGTCAGATATAATGATACAGGAATTCAAACGATTTGGGCTTACCGACTCCCAAAGAAAGATCACAGGAATTCTACAGGTAGCAGGAGCAGTGGGATTATTATCAGGCTTATATTTCCCATTTTTTGGCGCAGCTGCCTCAATCGGGCTCACTATTATGATGCTGGTTGCCTTCATAGTTCGCATAAAAATAAAAGACAGCCTGATGGAAACTATTCCATCATTCTTTTTTATGCTTATCAATGCCTACATAACGCTGCTTTTCTTTGTTTAG
- a CDS encoding adenylate/guanylate cyclase domain-containing protein: MINKHQKSFIWRFHLGSDPEDLWPYLSDINRLFKSLGTIPIYPATISRTIPKGFHELTHQHLKSLAVWQEEPVMWEKPHRFGMNRHYRSGIFKELRVLADISTSTDKTRLEIKIHLTTVSPLLTVPINLYFGYYLKKRLSKQLRIIDEACKAKKELYELNKANKLSRFSRRRLKKIIPVLVKETKRKRIVNRLADYLEKADDEQLSRIHPYELAEYWGEKKFSVLNVFLHAANNDLLDFGWDICCPNCNSPKHHFRKFSEAYTPLRCDECDLEYSMDFNKNTQLIFRPNPLIRRIINKQYCAGGPGSKPFRISQHYLELGEDKYLKVHLEEGTYIFKSHQNKGHLKIHVRESGADNVTLYLTDEDFKGQEVTISTRPNLVLSNRSSKKVVCFLDKENWKQEAIYASEVSSSVDFRSLFSRELIKESTKIKTTDLTILFTDLMNSTEMYLQEGDEMAIGRVMSHFKIIQQIVAEERGGIVKTIGDSVMAVFREPVSALKAIQRIQQIFTTSTSLGDSFKIKAGIHMGDCTAVNLNGKIDYFGTTVNLASRLVDVAKEKEVMLSEAVFDHPDVQLYLDRNSDTFFVKETQPELKGFEDEEIKIKQIRMERPTMRLVI, translated from the coding sequence ATGATTAATAAACATCAAAAGAGCTTTATATGGCGGTTCCATTTGGGGTCAGATCCGGAAGATCTGTGGCCCTATTTGTCTGACATAAACCGGTTATTCAAGTCGCTCGGTACGATACCTATTTACCCGGCCACGATCTCAAGGACAATACCCAAGGGATTTCATGAGCTTACCCATCAACATCTGAAGTCACTGGCGGTTTGGCAGGAAGAACCCGTCATGTGGGAAAAACCTCACCGATTCGGAATGAACAGGCATTATCGTTCCGGTATCTTTAAAGAGCTGAGAGTTTTAGCAGACATCAGTACTTCAACAGATAAGACCCGGCTTGAGATCAAGATTCATCTTACTACGGTCTCGCCATTACTGACGGTGCCAATAAATCTCTACTTCGGCTATTACCTGAAGAAAAGATTATCGAAACAGCTGAGGATCATAGATGAGGCCTGTAAAGCTAAAAAGGAATTATACGAACTCAACAAAGCCAATAAACTGAGTCGTTTCAGCCGCAGAAGATTAAAAAAGATCATTCCGGTACTTGTAAAAGAAACAAAGCGAAAGAGGATTGTTAACCGCCTTGCAGACTATCTGGAAAAAGCGGATGATGAACAGCTGAGCAGGATCCACCCCTACGAACTTGCAGAATACTGGGGTGAAAAGAAATTCTCTGTGCTGAATGTATTTCTGCACGCGGCAAATAATGATCTTCTGGATTTCGGCTGGGATATTTGCTGCCCGAATTGTAATTCTCCAAAACATCACTTCCGGAAATTCAGTGAAGCATATACCCCCCTGCGATGTGATGAGTGCGATCTTGAATATTCCATGGACTTTAATAAAAACACTCAGTTAATATTCCGGCCAAACCCGCTGATTAGACGGATCATTAATAAACAATACTGTGCCGGAGGCCCGGGTTCTAAGCCATTCAGAATATCCCAGCATTACCTGGAACTGGGTGAAGACAAGTATCTCAAAGTTCACCTGGAAGAAGGAACCTATATATTTAAATCACATCAGAATAAAGGCCATTTAAAGATCCATGTACGTGAATCCGGAGCTGATAATGTGACGTTGTATCTGACCGATGAAGACTTTAAGGGACAGGAAGTAACCATATCTACCCGGCCAAACCTTGTACTGAGCAACCGATCATCAAAGAAAGTGGTTTGCTTTCTGGATAAAGAAAACTGGAAGCAGGAAGCCATCTATGCGAGCGAAGTGAGCTCTTCCGTTGATTTTCGTTCTCTTTTTTCGAGGGAGTTGATCAAAGAAAGCACTAAAATTAAAACCACCGACCTCACCATTCTTTTCACAGACCTGATGAATTCCACAGAAATGTATCTTCAGGAAGGCGATGAAATGGCGATAGGCCGGGTGATGAGTCATTTTAAGATCATACAGCAGATCGTAGCTGAAGAAAGAGGCGGGATCGTAAAGACCATCGGTGACTCCGTAATGGCTGTTTTCCGGGAGCCCGTATCCGCTCTCAAAGCTATTCAACGTATTCAGCAGATCTTTACCACTTCTACCTCTCTTGGAGATTCCTTCAAGATAAAAGCCGGAATACACATGGGCGATTGTACCGCAGTTAATCTAAATGGTAAGATAGATTACTTCGGTACAACGGTTAATCTGGCCTCCCGACTGGTAGATGTAGCCAAAGAAAAAGAAGTCATGTTATCTGAGGCAGTATTCGATCACCCTGACGTACAGCTTTACCTGGACCGGAATAGTGACACTTTCTTCGTTAAGGAAACTCAGCCCGAACTCAAGGGATTTGAGGATGAGGAGATCAAGATCAAACAGATACGTATGGAACGCCCGACCATGCGCCTGGTGATTTAA
- a CDS encoding thioredoxin domain-containing protein, producing the protein MNHLKDESSPYLKQHKDNPVDWYPWGEEAFEKAKKENKPVFLSIGYSTCHWCHVMAHESFEDDDIAGKMNDAFINIKVDREELPHIDSMYMTVCQLINGHGGWPLTIVMTPEKEPFFAATYIPKDARQNRIGMRQLIPGIKGMWNNEPDRINKAITKIREGFERSQLFEESSAPDRSAIENAVRNLKNSFDPEYGGFGSAPKFPSPHNLRFLLREYLRDEDPELEKIITETLRSMRLGGLWDHIGYGFHRYSTDREWLLPHFEKMLYDQALLMITYAEAYSLFGEALFEQTVHEIADYLKRNMLDGSGLFYAAEDADSEGEEGKFYVFESTEVRELLDEDDTDKFISLFGFSDEGNFEDESTGLKTGKNIPRLKYQLPKEEQEWFERVRPELFSYREKRVSPGLDNKILTDWNALLISALAEAGAALDSAELIEMAETAYKALIENHYRLDEGLFHILNDAKRIPALADDYAFTVRAALDLYRTTAEAKYLKHAINLNNEYTDSFYDHKDGGFYLSKEADDQVLGLQKQIFDGAVPSSNSVTMFNLAELGRLTGNINYDEILEQCIKRFSVEMKRYGSSITMGMMALQRTIDPQAEVVITTAENQDEIMSEINKHFIPDCVIHLLNDQNKKDIEAIAPYTKDYETSGSDILIYVCRNFSCERPVKGLKALKKQLSYKFGLYS; encoded by the coding sequence ATGAACCATCTTAAAGATGAAAGTAGCCCCTATTTAAAACAGCATAAAGATAATCCGGTCGATTGGTATCCATGGGGTGAAGAGGCCTTTGAAAAGGCGAAAAAAGAAAATAAGCCGGTATTTTTATCCATCGGGTACAGTACTTGTCACTGGTGTCATGTGATGGCGCATGAGAGTTTTGAAGATGATGATATCGCCGGCAAGATGAACGATGCCTTCATCAATATTAAAGTAGACAGAGAAGAGCTACCGCATATAGACAGTATGTACATGACGGTCTGCCAGCTGATCAATGGTCACGGTGGCTGGCCGTTGACCATCGTGATGACCCCGGAAAAAGAGCCCTTCTTTGCAGCCACATACATTCCTAAAGATGCGAGGCAAAATCGCATCGGAATGAGACAACTCATTCCCGGTATCAAAGGTATGTGGAATAACGAGCCGGACCGGATCAATAAAGCGATCACTAAGATCCGTGAAGGATTTGAGAGATCACAATTGTTTGAAGAGAGTAGTGCGCCCGACCGCAGTGCTATTGAGAATGCAGTCAGGAATCTTAAGAACAGTTTTGATCCGGAATATGGCGGTTTTGGCTCTGCACCAAAATTCCCGTCTCCCCATAATCTCAGGTTCCTCTTAAGGGAGTATCTGAGGGATGAGGATCCTGAACTTGAAAAGATCATAACGGAAACACTGCGTTCAATGAGACTTGGAGGACTCTGGGATCATATAGGGTATGGTTTTCACCGCTATTCGACCGATCGGGAATGGCTGCTGCCCCACTTTGAAAAAATGCTTTATGACCAGGCCCTGCTCATGATAACCTACGCAGAAGCCTACTCCCTCTTCGGAGAAGCTCTTTTCGAGCAGACTGTACATGAGATAGCTGACTATCTTAAACGAAATATGCTGGACGGGTCCGGGCTGTTCTATGCAGCAGAAGATGCAGATTCGGAGGGTGAAGAAGGTAAGTTCTATGTGTTTGAAAGTACTGAAGTCCGTGAATTACTCGATGAAGATGATACCGATAAATTTATATCTCTTTTCGGGTTCAGCGATGAAGGTAATTTTGAAGATGAGTCAACAGGACTAAAAACCGGCAAAAATATACCCCGCCTGAAGTATCAGCTGCCTAAGGAAGAGCAGGAATGGTTTGAGCGGGTCCGCCCGGAATTATTCAGCTACCGTGAAAAAAGAGTTTCACCGGGACTGGATAATAAGATCCTGACCGACTGGAATGCTTTGTTGATAAGTGCACTGGCAGAAGCTGGAGCAGCACTGGATTCTGCTGAATTAATAGAAATGGCAGAGACAGCCTATAAAGCTCTTATCGAAAACCATTACCGGCTGGACGAAGGTTTATTCCACATCCTGAACGATGCTAAACGTATTCCTGCACTGGCCGATGATTATGCCTTTACCGTCCGGGCAGCACTGGATCTGTACCGCACTACTGCTGAAGCCAAATATCTCAAGCACGCCATCAACCTGAACAATGAGTACACTGATTCTTTTTATGATCATAAAGACGGGGGTTTTTATCTAAGTAAAGAAGCGGATGATCAAGTGCTGGGTCTGCAAAAACAGATCTTTGACGGTGCGGTTCCTTCCTCAAATTCAGTTACTATGTTCAATCTTGCAGAGCTGGGCCGGCTGACCGGAAATATCAATTATGATGAGATCCTGGAACAATGCATTAAGCGCTTCTCCGTGGAAATGAAACGTTATGGTTCCAGCATCACCATGGGAATGATGGCCTTACAACGCACTATTGACCCACAGGCAGAAGTAGTGATCACCACCGCCGAAAACCAGGACGAGATCATGTCAGAGATCAATAAACACTTTATTCCGGATTGTGTGATCCACCTACTGAATGATCAAAATAAAAAGGACATCGAAGCTATCGCACCCTATACAAAGGATTATGAAACCAGCGGATCCGATATTCTTATATACGTTTGCCGGAATTTCTCATGCGAACGACCTGTAAAGGGACTGAAAGCACTTAAAAAACAGTTATCCTATAAATTCGGTCTCTATTCATAA
- a CDS encoding exo-beta-N-acetylmuramidase NamZ domain-containing protein — MTNYVLFILFIISIQLSGCTETSSQSADPLVKLGSEVLLDRYVEELRGKRIGLLMNPASRVDGVHMLDTLISLDLDIRALFAAEHGFRGQAGAGEKIRDGIDSASGLPVYSLYQGNRKPTEAMLGEVDLILFDLPDVGARFFTYSSTMGKVIEALSETDKELWILDRPNPAGGDYISGFSLRQEYQSFVGAYPMPAVYGLSIGEIAKMAVGESWLELAGDPEIRVIKTEGWNRYMKWQDTGLNWFSPSPNLPSYKHAYVYLGTVLFEGTNVSEGRGTQDPFLQIGSPDLDFEEYELEELAEKHGLNLRKGSFTPVSIPGKALSPKFEGEECTAIIIDPESVDPHKLDPVAFGYDLLLFVKGHTRNFEVLPFINNLSGIGLKEILENNGELPEWAEEVSAFRDTRRPYLIY, encoded by the coding sequence ATGACAAATTACGTGCTATTCATACTGTTCATTATCTCCATTCAGCTATCCGGGTGCACAGAGACCTCTTCTCAGTCTGCTGATCCTTTGGTTAAATTGGGATCCGAAGTCTTACTGGACAGGTATGTTGAAGAGCTGAGAGGGAAAAGAATTGGATTGCTTATGAATCCGGCTTCAAGAGTGGACGGAGTACATATGCTGGATACCCTGATATCATTGGATCTTGATATACGGGCACTTTTTGCAGCGGAACACGGGTTCAGAGGGCAGGCAGGAGCAGGTGAAAAGATCAGGGATGGAATTGATTCTGCATCAGGTCTACCTGTTTACTCTCTCTATCAGGGAAACCGTAAACCTACTGAAGCAATGCTCGGGGAAGTAGACCTGATCCTATTCGACCTTCCGGATGTGGGAGCCCGTTTTTTTACTTACAGCAGCACGATGGGAAAAGTGATTGAAGCCCTAAGCGAAACGGACAAAGAACTATGGATACTGGACCGGCCGAATCCTGCAGGTGGAGATTATATCAGCGGTTTCTCTCTGCGACAGGAGTACCAGTCATTTGTTGGGGCTTATCCCATGCCCGCAGTTTACGGACTCAGTATAGGTGAAATTGCTAAAATGGCAGTGGGTGAGTCCTGGCTCGAGCTTGCAGGGGATCCTGAAATCAGAGTAATCAAGACCGAAGGCTGGAACCGGTATATGAAATGGCAGGATACCGGATTGAATTGGTTCAGTCCGTCCCCGAATCTACCTTCCTATAAACACGCTTATGTTTATCTGGGAACCGTATTGTTTGAAGGAACAAATGTGTCGGAAGGGCGCGGCACGCAGGATCCATTCCTGCAGATCGGGTCCCCGGACCTGGACTTTGAAGAATATGAACTGGAAGAGCTCGCAGAAAAGCATGGTTTGAACCTCCGTAAAGGATCTTTTACTCCCGTTTCTATTCCGGGAAAAGCGTTGAGCCCTAAATTTGAGGGGGAGGAGTGCACCGCTATTATTATCGATCCGGAATCAGTGGATCCCCATAAACTGGACCCGGTTGCTTTCGGCTACGATCTGCTGCTATTTGTGAAAGGTCATACCCGGAATTTTGAAGTGCTTCCTTTCATAAATAACCTCTCTGGTATAGGATTGAAAGAAATACTGGAGAATAACGGGGAACTTCCGGAATGGGCTGAAGAAGTCAGCGCATTCAGGGACACGCGCAGGCCCTATCTGATCTACTGA
- the ndk gene encoding nucleoside-diphosphate kinase, which yields MSKERTLTILKPDCVKKGLIGEVTKRIQEAGFKILAMKMTRLTKDTAGGFYAVHKDRPFYDELCEFMSSGACVPMILEKENAIADFRELIGATNPAEADEGTIRAEFADSLGENIIHGSDSVENGKIEAAYFFPESDVVANQA from the coding sequence ATGTCTAAAGAAAGAACACTCACTATACTAAAACCCGATTGCGTCAAAAAAGGACTTATCGGAGAAGTGACAAAAAGAATTCAGGAAGCTGGCTTTAAAATACTTGCAATGAAAATGACCCGTCTGACCAAAGATACAGCTGGCGGATTTTATGCAGTGCATAAAGATAGACCATTTTATGATGAGTTATGCGAATTTATGAGCAGCGGTGCTTGTGTTCCTATGATCCTGGAAAAGGAAAATGCGATAGCAGATTTTCGCGAACTGATCGGTGCAACCAATCCAGCCGAAGCAGATGAAGGTACGATCCGTGCTGAATTTGCGGATAGTTTAGGCGAGAATATAATCCACGGTTCCGATTCCGTTGAAAACGGAAAGATCGAAGCCGCCTATTTCTTTCCGGAATCAGATGTAGTTGCTAATCAGGCATAA
- a CDS encoding sigma-70 family RNA polymerase sigma factor, with amino-acid sequence MLMILLTTLGKYLAKDDRRDRDLMKRIQQRDSEALSELYDLYSRIIYGMILGILRKKEEAEDLLQVIFTQIWNKSDKYTDSKGTVYTWVMSLARNKAIDRLRSKVYKEQDKQSVSLDDEDVFNPLYSEEADPLENAVKNDRASIIRKALDELSEKQRKVIQTAYFVGMTQAEMSEEFGIPLGTVKTRMRDGMIKLREILEQRL; translated from the coding sequence ATGCTAATGATCTTGTTGACAACACTGGGAAAATACCTTGCAAAAGACGACCGGCGAGACCGTGATCTTATGAAACGGATACAGCAGCGTGACAGCGAAGCTTTGTCTGAGTTGTATGATCTGTACAGCCGGATCATATATGGAATGATATTGGGGATATTAAGAAAGAAAGAGGAGGCTGAGGATCTGTTACAGGTGATATTCACCCAGATCTGGAATAAATCTGATAAGTACACTGATTCTAAAGGTACTGTTTACACCTGGGTCATGTCACTTGCCAGGAATAAGGCCATCGATCGTCTCCGGTCAAAAGTATATAAAGAACAGGATAAACAATCCGTTAGTCTTGATGATGAAGATGTGTTTAATCCACTATATTCTGAAGAGGCAGATCCTCTTGAGAATGCAGTAAAGAATGATCGGGCTTCTATCATCAGAAAAGCACTGGATGAATTATCTGAAAAACAAAGAAAAGTAATACAAACCGCATACTTCGTAGGAATGACACAGGCAGAGATGTCTGAAGAATTCGGGATACCACTTGGAACCGTCAAAACCCGTATGCGGGACGGGATGATCAAACTCAGAGAGATACTGGAGCAGCGATTATGA
- a CDS encoding methylglyoxal synthase, which translates to MIKSNTHPSIADSTIRMNKKKNIALIAHDHRKPDLLDWAEFNKDLLSQHNLFGTGTTGSLVADKLDLKVHTFKSGPLGGDLQIGSAIVDNEIDVMIFFWDPLLAQPHDVDVKALLRISVVYNIPIACSRSSADFLITSPLMDAEYHRFIVDYSQRFKDPLK; encoded by the coding sequence ATGATAAAATCCAATACGCACCCTTCTATTGCGGACAGTACGATCCGTATGAATAAAAAGAAGAATATAGCTCTGATCGCCCATGATCATCGGAAACCGGATCTTCTGGACTGGGCAGAGTTTAATAAAGATCTGCTATCCCAACATAATCTATTCGGCACCGGAACGACCGGGTCTCTGGTGGCTGATAAACTAGACCTGAAGGTGCATACTTTCAAAAGCGGACCGCTGGGAGGCGACCTTCAGATAGGATCAGCAATAGTAGATAATGAGATCGATGTAATGATCTTTTTCTGGGATCCATTACTGGCACAACCTCATGATGTGGACGTGAAAGCCCTGCTCAGGATCAGTGTGGTTTACAATATTCCTATTGCCTGCAGCAGGTCATCGGCAGATTTTCTGATCACTTCTCCGCTTATGGATGCCGAGTACCATCGCTTTATAGTAGATTATTCACAACGATTTAAAGATCCCCTCAAATGA